The genomic interval GCATACCATATCATGTCCACATGGACCTTCTTTGACTTGAAAAGTTGATCAATTCACATGCTGGAAGAGTTTATATTTGATTCCAACCATCAAGTTAGCTTTTTCTACATTAAATTATACTCTTTAACGACAGCAGTCAATTACATGCCTAGATTACCGTGTAAATGGCTCGCGTACTCCAAATGTACCGCCATCTGGCCCCCCGGGAAGTATCTCAGACCATAACGCCAGAATCAAAAATGCAAGAAAGGACGGCGGTGGCTCGGCCCCAAAAAATTCCAGATTTCGAAATAGTTAGTGGTCCGCGCATTTTCAAGGTTCTTGTGGTACCACGGTTCCCAAGCGAATCCTTCGAGTCAGTGAAAACTGTTGGCAGGGAGCCTCAAACCCAGTAGTTCGGATCAATTCCGGTAGCTACGTTCCAAAAGCGCCAGTGCATGGGCCCTGCCAATTAAATTTTTGTCTGAAAGAGCGAGCGCCTGTGGCATGTGCCAACGGAGTCGCGATTCGTCGTGATGTTTTTGGCGTTCCATACCATCGGTGCTGATACTTTCGCCTACAGGGGCCTTTGCCGATGCCTAGATCTGGCCGTTGCCCTTTTTATGCGCCAGTGTCCATTTCTGGTATGTCTGCCGCCTATATGGCGCCCGGCATGTAGCCCTCAACGCCATGGCCTGCTTTTGGAAAGTTGGGGAAGCCAATCTTGGTCCAGGGTAATGCTCGGCACCCGATATTGCAACTATGAATACCCATTGGTAGACCGCCATAAAGCTAGCCGCGCGCAATACCCTTATTATGTGTTCTAATAATCTTTTAAACACGGCGCGTAAGGGCGTTCAAAAGCCTCAACATGCAAGCCCAGTTGGGGGCTGCGAAGAGGAAAGAATATGGGGACCATTGAAACACCAATAGCAATTTTTGGACTTAGTCTGTCCAAGTCATGAACGCATATGCATTAGTTCAATTGGTATAGATCAAGGATACTCTGTGCATGAATTTGTTGGGGTCTATCTATACCCAGGAAGTTCCACATTATGCGACTAATACGTTGTGGTAACTTGAAAGGTAATTGACAACCTGGGACTGAGCTGAATATACGTAAGGCCCTTCAACTTATCGAAAGTCACATAACAACTTCAATTTGTGTATTGGTGTATGGCCAGGACGCTGGGTGCCACCTTATACATAGCGAGACGACCTACTACCCTTGACCCGGAGTAGTTGACGAGCACGTCTTGGCTGTTCGAAGCAAACATGACCCTGTTTTGCTTTAGTAAGGCCTGTTCTATATGTACCTTCGTGGTGTTAAACTATCGAGGATTGGTATGTTCGAGGACTTCAGGACAAAACAGAATATAAGATAATTACTGACACTATGAGGAAGGAATCATAAAATGGATATAGACCGTGAAAGCTTGATGGCCACAACAAGAAAATACTAACAGTGAGCTTGTAACCCTCTCCACAAAAGCAATCGAAGACACAAAAACAACAATAGATATTGGACGAACCCGTTGAACCACGTCAGTACATATAACTCCATGCTCCTTCCAGCACAGACAGGTCACTTTGCAGGATACCCTGGTCAAGCGAGACCACGATTAGAGAGTGCCCTCAAACTCAAGCGTAATTCAGACCCCATAACCgtaaaaaagaaaaaagaaaaaagcagACTGTTCTAACAACATAAGAGGGACTATGCTCAAGGAAATTTTCACCTCAGATAGAAAGATATCCATTTGACCATGCTGCGAGACGCGTTAGGCCAACGTAAAATCATTATGACGCTAAATAACCACAACGAAATTTCACCCTTAGAGCGATTGGCTATCCGAGGATTTGGTATCCCGGCTTTCATTAGTCTTCCGTCGCTTGCCCTTAGGAGGAGGGTCCAATGGCGTGCGCTTATATGTCACGGTCCTAGTCACAACCTGTCGCACGCTGACCGATTTGCCGCCCGCGCTCCTAGGAGTCTCGATGTACCGTATCTTCCAGTCTGAAGGCGAGAATGGAGATCGAAGGGTTCGTGCGCTATGAGGAGAATCTGTGACTGGCGAATAGACGCTTGATTGGGGAATGAGTAGGCGGCGTAAGCCACTAGGGAGCTTTGCGGACTGCGGACTGGCTACAGCGGGTGTAGGTGGTGGTCTTGCTGCACCGGTGGTTTTTGGACCATCCAAGGGCGACCAAATCGTGCTCTTGGCGCTTGAAGGAACTGATATTGGCGATGGGCGTCGCTTCTCAAACTTGAACTTTGGAAACTCAGCACCGGCGCTAGTCGGGCTTGTAAAGACAGGCGTAAGAGCCTTGAGGAACTCGGTATAGGCAAGTGGCGGAGTAATGGGTGTCGCGCTTCCCGGCGCGCTTTCCCCCTCAAGTTTGATGATTGGATCCGACCCAGACGTGAGAGGACTGTCATGAAGCTCAGAAGGAAACGTCATCGACTTCGGTGTTTGGAGAGGAGGTAGGATAGGCTTGGATGGAGCCATGTTGTGCAGGTGAGAATAATAAGACCCAGACAGGAAAATGGAAGACAATAGCGAGGTTCCAATAAATAATGGATCAGGAAAATAGAGGTGCAACGAAGGCCGACTGAGAATAAGAAGTGCTGCTCAACGGTCGATGCACGGCAACCCTAGTGGACACAAGATGTGCTGCGCAGACAATATAGGAATGGAGGAGTGAtagaaagaggagaagggtTAAAAAGAAGCGAGAAGGAAGTAAGACCGCCCGGGCAGCAACTTTCAGATAATAAATCCGCGAGCAGTGATCAATTTTTCTAATCGTGGCACGAATAAGGAGACCCGCAAGTTGGGGCAGTGAATGACCTTTATCGAAGTGGGCGGAGCGGGCGACACCGTAATGTATGTATAGAACGAGCGGTAATATACCAGTATCACCGTACCAGACGGTAATGATACAGAAGGACTGGGCTAAGCTGGAGTTGGTTAGCTTCTTTGCAGCAAAGACCAGGAAAGCGCCTACCCTTTGCTTAAAAAAGGTGGCAAAATTGTAAGAAATGAAGGTGCAGGCTGCTGGTAACCGAGGTGTTCTAAGAAGAGATTCTCATCCACACCAAGGTCTCAAATGTTCGATAGTGAGAAAGCAGAAGGCGAGGAATCAGACCGGCTGGAGATCGCAAACCTTCTGGGATGGCCTGTGAGGGACGGATCTCTGAAGTTTGATGGGTTCCATCTGTGCTATAAATCCTCTTTCTTAACCGCGTGGCTACATTCAGGAGAAGGATCGGCGACTAAATTATATTGGCCGGCGCCATCTGAGGCATCCCTTGCAACCCCATTCTGCACTAAAGGCCCTGACACAGCGGGAAATTATTAGATTGTTTCATCTTCTAGAGGAGATATTGAAGCTGACTCACCCGTAGTGCTTCTCTCTGTCTAAAGCGCGCGGTTCCCCCTTAAAAAGCCGGCGCCTCGCGCCGTACCAATTTCAACTTTTGCCAAATAATACTGCGGCATGGCCGCTTCTGAAGACTCGAGACACTGTCCACCACTTTTATTGGTAAAAACAGGCGCTATGAGAAACTTAAAGAGAACCAGGCATGGTTCAAAGATATTCACGACCAAACAACAGGCTAAAGGGCTCTATGGACAATGTCGTTGTTGATATTGAACGCATCTCGACTACCTACGAGCGGCGCTTGCCCAGGCATCAGGTGGGATCCTGCAAAAAGATCCCATAAATTTGGCATCAGACCGCATTCAGGTCAGGATGCGCCCAGCTGAGATGCAAGAAATAGCATGCTGTCAGTGAGTGTGGCCTTCCTTGGAAAACGCCTATGGGTGCTCTGAAACTGCTTTTGGTAGCTGCCAAAGACGGTTGTATGTGTAGGAGGCCACAAACTTGGTTCCCGACACGATAGCCAATAGGCGGGAGCATGAAACCATTCAAACCGTGTGTACTCGGTTCGGCGTCTCGCCAGCTAGATTTGAATTTTCGCGATTGTTAAATCATTCCGACGAATTATTGGTAGTGACATTCCCCTCGGGGAGCCTAGCTCTGCTTTAATGAATTGAAATGGTTCTGGCCTAATGCTTCTCCCAGTTGCATTGCCGGCTCCGTTAAAACAATGCTCAGTGAAGTGGTTTGCAGTTCGCTGTGAGATGCAGCTTTTTGGATCTTTGATTTAGAAAATAAAGTTCTCTAGGCATAGGTGCGTGCTTTATTTGAGCACAAAATTACTGAAGCTTGCATCGGAACTCTGAGCTGTTCCGAAATGCTCGCATATTAAATAGGCCTCAGCTTAGAATCATGTGCCTATAAGGGACCATATCACATCTAGAATAGAATAAACCAGGAAGAATTGATCTGAAGCTAAGGCGAAACCAATAAATATGGGAAGGGTGTTAGACAGGAATCAATTTACTCATGAAAAAGCTCTTCCAACCTGGGATTCTTTGACAATTACTCTAGCATCCAACACTCTTCGGGCAAAGTATGGCCTGTAGTAAAACGCAGCAACAGCAAAACTAAAATAACACGACGTAACCAACAGACCCGCTAGATGGAATAATATGGTAGTTCCAGCACGATGAACAGTCACgcccaagaaaaagaaaagaatgagTAGAAAAGCCATGCATAGCAAGTCAAATGAAAAGGGTCAAGCCCTCCGTCACATCAATAAAAACTTCCAGCCATTGCGATGCATAATGTCGCGCCAATGAACACTTTGTTTTCTTATAGATCGCATGCCGGCACCTCCCAGTTCAGGTGATAATGAAATCTCTTGCTTCACACTTGACTCATTAGAGCTATACACCTCGTGATCACTTGTACCAGGCATGGAATCATCTGAAAGTCTCCAAACTTCCTGCAAAAGACGGTGCATCCGACCAAAGCTGCCTAAGTCACCGGTGTCTCCAAGTGCAGCAGCTCGCTCGGCTAAGACACTGCGAAAGGCACAATTCTGTGTAGAAAATGCCCCAGCCATTAGTAACGGCCAGACAATTGACCTATCAAATCCATATGGACCCGCTGGAATATACTGCAGTGCATGGGTGAGGGCAGATATAAGGTTGGTGTTGCTGATTTGATGGCGGTCAAACCCTGGCACCAGACTGCAAAGATAGATGCGAGCGGCAATGCGAAATATTGAACTCATGGTTTTGGTGAGGCAATCTGGCCGGATTGCACCGTCAGGCGAATAAGGATGTTGAAGACTTGGGTCGGCGAGCTCTGTGTGCTCAAGTTGCGCACCCAAGGCAGAGACATGATGGCAGACAGCCATCTCATCAATACGCCCTTCTGCCTTCAAGGAGTCCAGGCAAGAGATCTCGGAGATGAGGTACATAATCCGATCGTCACACCCCATCAACTCTTTCAAACCGGAGGAATTGCCAATAAGGTGTTTATCGCGATAAGCGTGTGCAAATTGGGGGCTCTTTCCAAGCATTGTAGAGCCAAGGATATCGATCCAGGATGTGAGCGTCATGCTGAAAGCGGTAACCGCCTGAGGTCCGGTATCGTCATCGGAAAGGGCCATGAGTGGATGTTCCAGCCGGCTCACAAGGTTGGAAACTGCTTGGAAATGGTCGCTCCACGGAATGTCAGGTAAAGAGTCATCCGGTGCTCCGACTGAACAATGAAAAAAGATCATCGCCAAAGTGGCATCGAGAATCTGATTATGTTCAGTGTCACGGTTCAGCGCCTGGCAAAGTTGCGAAATTGCTTCATAGCGATGCCTCATAATGTCATGATCAATCTGATCAGCACTGAGACCAACGCTAGTTTTGAGATGAATTGCAGAAACACTGAGACAACAGTGCAAATAAGACTTGTTTGTCTCGAGCGAATTTAGAATTGCCTTGGCACGTGCGGTTCCGCGTTGGTGAAGTTCGAGGATAGGGAAAATCATTCTCAGGACATTGTCAACGAAATGATCTAGAAGGGGCTTGTCGTATTCCTCAACGGGAACAGTGGATGTATG from Penicillium psychrofluorescens genome assembly, chromosome: 5 carries:
- a CDS encoding uncharacterized protein (ID:PFLUO_007869-T1.cds;~source:funannotate); translation: MAPSKPILPPLQTPKSMTFPSELHDSPLTSGSDPIIKLEGESAPGSATPITPPLAYTEFLKALTPVFTSPTSAGAEFPKFKFEKRRPSPISVPSSAKSTIWSPLDGPKTTGAARPPPTPAVASPQSAKLPSGLRRLLIPQSSVYSPVTDSPHSARTLRSPFSPSDWKIRYIETPRSAGGKSVSVRQVVTRTVTYKRTPLDPPPKGKRRKTNESRDTKSSDSQSL